The nucleotide window CCCTCCGCTTCCCGCCCCCGGCCCCCGTCGCGCCCCACTGCCTAAGGAAACCGCAATCCGCATATGCCCGAGCGTACGCCTAACCTTTACTCAGCGAACACGGCTTTTCACAAAGAGGTACGCAACCAGCCAAGACGGTAGGGGCGCACCCCGTCGAACGCGCCGCCAATCACTACCCACGCGCCCCCTGAAGCTCCAACGAGCTGCCCTCTCGCGGCGATCGGGCACAGCGGGGCACTACCGGGCCCCCAGCGGGCAGGGCGGCAAGAACGACCGAATTCGAACTGCGTTCGGTACAGCACGACGGCCGCACCGACTCCGCCGAATCCCACGGGCTCTGGAGATGTCAACTTCCCTCAGGCAAGGGCAACTTGACACATGCCCCCGTCACCGCGCCATACACGCGAAGCCGTCCGGTTTCCCCGAAAGGGGAACAATCGCCCACTAGGGGACGTACGCGCGTGCGAACAGGGACATCTCGTACGGTGCTCACTTCACCGGCAGGTGGTACGCCACCCGGTACCGGTCGGCCGGCACCACCACATCGGCCGTCTCGACGGGGCGCCCGGAGGCGTAGTACGTCCGCTGGACGACGAGGACGACATGGCCGGGCACCCCGCCGAGCGCGAGGAGTTCGTCGGCGAGGCCGGGGCGGGCGCCGACCTCCTCGGTGACGTTGTCCACCACGACGTCGATGGCGGCCATGCGCTCGACGACCCCCATGCCGCCGAGCGGGCCCTCCTCGGGGAGCATGACCGGCGTACGGCCGGTGAGGGCGAGGGGCTCCCAGGAGGTGGAGAGCATCATCGCCTCGCCCGCGTCCCGGAACGTGTACATCGTGCACATCACGCGGTCGCCGGGCCGGATGTCCAGCCGCTCGGCGACACAGCCGCTCGCCTCGACCTGCTCGCTGCGCGACTCCCAGGTGCCGCGCGCGGCGGCGTCGGCCTGCTCCTGGCGGAAGGGCGTGGCGCCGCCGGAGGGACGGAACCCGGAGCGGGCGACCCTGCGGGGCACGGGCCGCTCGCGCACATACGTGCCCGATCCGGAGCGGCCCTCGACGAGACCCTCGGCCATGAGCACCTTGCGGGCCTCCAGCGCGACCGTGTCCGACACGCCGTACTCCTCGCGGATGCGGGCCTGGGAGGGGAGACGGGTGTGCGGTGGCAGCGAACCGTCGGCGATCTTCTTGCGGAGATCACCCGCGACACGCAGATACGCCGGCTGCTCACCGAAAGTCACTGGCCGCTCCCATCTGGATGTACAGACAGCAACAGCCTGGCAACCGTGGGTTGTGCCATGCAAGCAATGGCCAGGGAATCACTCGATGTGATGACATGGCCCCGGTGAGGGCTTTACGCAGGCACTTTCTCCCCGCTATGGCGGCTGTCACACCTCCGCGCCGGAGCCTTCCCCTCCGCCGTCCCCGCCGGTCTCCTCCGCCTCGTCCGGCTGCGGGGTGCTCG belongs to Streptomyces graminofaciens and includes:
- a CDS encoding GntR family transcriptional regulator, giving the protein MTFGEQPAYLRVAGDLRKKIADGSLPPHTRLPSQARIREEYGVSDTVALEARKVLMAEGLVEGRSGSGTYVRERPVPRRVARSGFRPSGGATPFRQEQADAAARGTWESRSEQVEASGCVAERLDIRPGDRVMCTMYTFRDAGEAMMLSTSWEPLALTGRTPVMLPEEGPLGGMGVVERMAAIDVVVDNVTEEVGARPGLADELLALGGVPGHVVLVVQRTYYASGRPVETADVVVPADRYRVAYHLPVK